In Limnobaculum parvum, one DNA window encodes the following:
- the napB gene encoding nitrate reductase cytochrome c-type subunit, with protein MKSNVLKKQLTLWTMLVALVSGSVAFAADSVDLSQSPEVSGTAEGSIVMPKEQSRMALDYVNQPPMIPHSVEGYQVTAKVNTCLKCHGVQSYRTTGAPRISPTHFVDSEGHVSSNVAPRRYFCQSCHVPQADAAPIIGNTFTPAPGYGK; from the coding sequence ATGAAGAGTAACGTCTTGAAAAAGCAGCTTACTTTATGGACTATGCTGGTAGCATTAGTTTCCGGTAGTGTAGCGTTTGCTGCCGATAGCGTTGATTTGAGCCAGTCACCGGAAGTATCTGGTACCGCTGAAGGCTCAATTGTTATGCCTAAAGAACAATCTCGTATGGCGCTCGATTATGTAAACCAACCTCCGATGATTCCACACAGCGTGGAAGGCTATCAGGTGACAGCTAAAGTGAATACCTGTCTGAAGTGTCACGGGGTACAAAGCTATCGTACCACCGGCGCACCGCGTATCAGCCCAACTCACTTTGTTGATAGTGAAGGTCATGTCAGCAGTAACGTGGCACCGCGCCGCTACTTCTGCCAGTCTTGTCACGTGCCTCAGGCTGATGCTGCACCAATCATTGGTAATACGTTCACACCGGCACCGGGATATGGTAAGTAA
- a CDS encoding YaiI/YqxD family protein — translation MQIWVDADACPNVIKEVLFRAADRAHVMVTLVANQFIKTPPSPYIRSMQVASGFDVADNEIVKRTEPGDLVITADIPLAAEVLEKGGAAINPRGERYSPATIREKLTMRDFMDTMRSSGIQTGGPSTLNQRDRQQFANELDKWLLMFKQQKC, via the coding sequence ATGCAAATCTGGGTCGATGCCGATGCCTGCCCCAATGTGATAAAAGAAGTGCTATTTCGCGCCGCGGATCGCGCGCACGTCATGGTCACCTTGGTAGCCAATCAATTCATCAAAACGCCACCTTCCCCTTATATCCGCAGTATGCAGGTTGCATCAGGCTTTGACGTAGCAGATAACGAAATCGTTAAACGCACCGAACCCGGTGATTTAGTGATCACCGCCGATATTCCACTGGCTGCCGAAGTGTTGGAGAAGGGTGGTGCCGCCATCAATCCCAGAGGTGAACGCTACTCGCCAGCCACCATCCGTGAAAAGCTCACCATGCGCGACTTTATGGACACCATGCGCTCCAGCGGCATCCAAACCGGAGGCCCCAGCACCCTGAACCAACGCGATCGCCAACAGTTCGCCAATGAATTGGATAAATGGTTGTTGATGTTTAAGCAGCAGAAATGTTGA
- a CDS encoding RpoE-regulated lipoprotein, translating to MNIRIVLLLVPFLITGCSTVSNFSWSKLSPTNWFGSALELNNAGLGAISSMTPMEDNALNQTLNGDYRLRKGMGMSAGQMTSYYEALDGDKVILVFHGNPSNRVERIEVMDKSIETPKGSHVGTPFSDLYQKAFDVCRVGTGDDSGKVLCRSPESTRITYVFSGEWMGPSEIMPSDDKLKVWTISKMVWQSK from the coding sequence ATGAATATACGTATTGTTTTACTGTTGGTTCCTTTTTTAATTACAGGGTGTTCAACAGTCAGTAACTTTTCCTGGTCTAAGCTATCGCCAACGAATTGGTTTGGCAGTGCTCTGGAGTTAAATAATGCAGGATTAGGAGCGATTTCCTCTATGACTCCGATGGAAGATAACGCGCTGAATCAAACGTTGAATGGTGATTACCGCTTGCGTAAAGGGATGGGGATGAGTGCCGGTCAGATGACCAGCTACTATGAGGCGCTGGACGGCGATAAAGTGATATTGGTTTTCCATGGCAATCCATCAAACCGGGTTGAGCGCATTGAAGTGATGGATAAGTCTATTGAGACACCAAAAGGCTCTCATGTCGGGACGCCATTCAGCGATCTGTATCAGAAAGCATTTGATGTTTGCCGAGTGGGTACCGGAGATGATAGCGGCAAAGTGCTTTGTCGTTCACCGGAAAGTACTCGCATCACTTATGTGTTTAGCGGCGAGTGGATGGGGCCATCAGAGATTATGCCTTCAGATGATAAGTTAAAAGTCTGGACTATCAGTAAAATGGTATGGCAATCAAAGTAG
- the cysT gene encoding sulfate/thiosulfate ABC transporter permease CysT, which translates to MLFSIPAKRVLPGFSLSLGSSLLFTCLILLLPMSALVMQLAKMSWHEYWQVVTHPQVVAAYEVTLAAAAVASIFNAAFGMLMAWVLTRYRFPGRTLLDGLMDLPFALPTAVAGLTLASLFSTTGWYGTWLAELGIKVSFTWLGIAVAMAFTSIPFVVRTVQPVLEELGPEYEEAAETLGASRWQSFRRVVLPEVAPALMTGTVLSFTRSLGEFGAVIFIAGNIAWKTEVTSLMIFIRLQEFNYAAASAIASVILAASLVLLFIANVLQSRYGKRVGGH; encoded by the coding sequence ATGTTGTTCTCTATACCTGCTAAGCGTGTATTACCGGGTTTCTCCCTGAGTTTAGGGAGCAGCCTGTTATTTACCTGCTTAATTCTGCTGTTGCCCATGAGCGCATTAGTTATGCAGCTCGCCAAGATGAGCTGGCATGAATACTGGCAGGTAGTCACCCATCCACAGGTGGTAGCGGCTTATGAGGTCACATTAGCCGCTGCCGCAGTAGCCAGCATCTTCAATGCGGCCTTCGGCATGCTGATGGCATGGGTTTTAACCCGTTATCGCTTTCCAGGCCGGACGCTGTTGGATGGCCTGATGGATTTACCCTTTGCTCTGCCAACGGCGGTTGCAGGCTTAACGTTGGCCAGCCTGTTTTCAACCACCGGCTGGTACGGTACCTGGTTGGCGGAACTGGGAATTAAAGTTTCGTTTACCTGGTTAGGTATTGCTGTTGCTATGGCATTTACCAGTATTCCTTTTGTGGTGAGAACCGTTCAACCGGTATTGGAAGAGCTGGGGCCTGAGTATGAAGAAGCCGCCGAAACGCTGGGAGCCAGCCGCTGGCAAAGTTTTCGTCGGGTCGTTTTACCCGAAGTCGCTCCAGCACTCATGACTGGCACGGTGCTTTCGTTTACTCGCAGTTTGGGGGAGTTTGGTGCAGTGATTTTTATTGCCGGCAATATTGCTTGGAAGACGGAAGTGACTTCGCTGATGATATTTATTCGCCTGCAGGAGTTTAACTATGCGGCGGCTAGCGCCATCGCTTCTGTGATTCTGGCGGCTTCTCTGGTGCTGTTATTTATTGCTAACGTTTTGCAGAGCCGCTATGGCAAACGCGTTGGAGGCCACTAA
- a CDS encoding quinol dehydrogenase ferredoxin subunit NapH has protein sequence MANAAKNAGHEALVKYGWWYSHRFLVLRRISQLLILAMYLTGPLLGVWILRGNYSGSMLLGVIPLSDPLMMLQTLVSGHVPQVPAQSGWAAWSEWYALIGGIIIALAYALFASRLFCGWVCPLGLVTDFAAWLRRKLGLRSSATIPATLRYGILVAIIIGSAITGTLVWEWVNPVSALGRGLISGFGHSASSGVITGLIFGFGASIWLIVVVFLFDLLVVEHGWCGHLCPVGALYGVIGCKGVLRISAENRQDCTRCMDCIHICPEPQVLRGPLFGKQESPLVLSKECISCGRCIDVCSEKVFQIKTRFHRSGVEE, from the coding sequence ATGGCAAATGCAGCTAAAAACGCAGGCCATGAGGCGCTCGTGAAGTATGGCTGGTGGTATAGTCACCGCTTTCTGGTTTTGCGTCGTATTAGTCAATTGCTTATTCTGGCGATGTATCTGACCGGGCCGTTGCTTGGCGTCTGGATTCTACGTGGTAATTACAGCGGCAGTATGCTCTTGGGTGTGATTCCGCTTAGCGATCCATTAATGATGCTGCAAACGCTGGTCAGCGGTCATGTACCTCAGGTGCCAGCGCAATCTGGCTGGGCTGCATGGTCTGAATGGTATGCCCTAATAGGTGGCATAATCATTGCGCTGGCCTACGCGCTGTTTGCCAGTCGGCTGTTTTGTGGTTGGGTTTGTCCGTTAGGATTGGTCACCGATTTCGCTGCTTGGTTAAGGCGTAAGCTGGGGTTGCGCAGTAGCGCAACGATTCCGGCGACGCTGCGCTACGGCATTTTGGTGGCCATTATCATCGGCAGTGCTATTACTGGCACGCTGGTGTGGGAATGGGTAAACCCAGTATCCGCATTGGGTCGGGGGTTAATCAGTGGGTTCGGCCACTCAGCATCATCTGGTGTTATTACCGGTTTGATCTTCGGTTTTGGTGCCAGCATATGGCTGATTGTGGTGGTATTCCTGTTTGACCTGTTGGTGGTGGAGCATGGCTGGTGTGGTCACTTATGCCCTGTTGGTGCTCTTTACGGCGTGATTGGCTGTAAAGGTGTACTGCGCATCAGCGCGGAAAATCGTCAGGACTGTACCCGTTGCATGGATTGTATTCATATCTGCCCGGAACCGCAGGTGCTGCGAGGCCCCCTGTTTGGTAAACAGGAGAGCCCATTAGTGCTGAGCAAAGAATGCATCTCCTGCGGTCGCTGTATTGATGTCTGTTCAGAGAAAGTATTTCAAATAAAAACACGATTCCATCGTTCGGGAGTAGAGGAATGA
- the cysP gene encoding thiosulfate ABC transporter substrate-binding protein CysP, which translates to MKKLGLKSWVIATMIATSSVSAAELLNSSYDISRELFAEINPVFEKAWKQKTGEELTIKQSHAGSSKQALAILQGLKADVVTYNQVTDVQILHDKGNLIPANWQSRLANNSSPYYSTMAFLVRKGNPKKIHGWNDLVRDDVKLVFPNPKTSGNGRYTYLAAWGATNLADGGNEQKTREWMTRLLKNVAVFDVGGRGATTSFVERGLGDVLISFESEVKNIQKQYGADNYDVVVPDVDILAEFPVAWVDRNVERNGTEKQAKAYLDFLYSPEAQQIFTRYNYRVYDKAAMDAVKDQFPQVKLFKVEDQFGRWEQVMKVHFNTDGVLDQLLAAGHKS; encoded by the coding sequence ATGAAAAAATTAGGGCTGAAAAGCTGGGTTATCGCAACGATGATTGCGACCTCTTCTGTCTCTGCTGCGGAGCTGCTGAATAGCTCCTATGATATTTCTCGTGAGCTGTTTGCTGAAATTAATCCGGTATTCGAAAAAGCATGGAAGCAAAAAACTGGCGAAGAGTTAACGATCAAACAATCTCATGCGGGTTCATCAAAGCAAGCGCTAGCGATTTTACAGGGCTTGAAAGCCGACGTGGTCACTTACAATCAGGTGACTGATGTACAGATTCTTCATGATAAAGGCAATCTGATCCCAGCCAACTGGCAAAGCCGTCTGGCAAATAACAGCTCCCCTTATTATTCCACTATGGCGTTTCTGGTACGCAAAGGAAACCCGAAAAAGATTCACGGTTGGAACGATCTGGTTCGAGATGACGTGAAGCTGGTTTTCCCTAATCCTAAAACTTCTGGTAACGGTCGCTATACCTATCTGGCAGCCTGGGGAGCCACTAATCTGGCAGATGGTGGTAATGAACAGAAAACTCGTGAATGGATGACCCGCTTGCTGAAAAACGTGGCGGTGTTTGATGTGGGCGGACGCGGCGCTACGACCTCATTTGTTGAGCGCGGATTGGGTGATGTGCTGATTAGTTTTGAATCTGAAGTGAAGAACATTCAGAAGCAGTACGGTGCCGATAATTACGATGTGGTGGTTCCTGACGTCGACATTCTGGCGGAGTTTCCTGTGGCATGGGTCGATCGTAACGTTGAACGTAACGGTACGGAAAAGCAGGCTAAAGCCTATTTGGATTTCCTCTATTCCCCGGAAGCCCAGCAAATCTTTACTCGTTACAACTATCGCGTCTATGACAAAGCGGCGATGGATGCGGTGAAGGATCAATTCCCACAGGTAAAACTGTTTAAAGTGGAAGATCAGTTTGGTCGCTGGGAGCAGGTAATGAAAGTCCATTTCAATACCGATGGTGTCTTAGACCAACTGCTGGCTGCGGGGCATAAAAGCTAA
- a CDS encoding Dyp-type peroxidase — translation MAQVQSGILPEHCRFGIFIEAKVGEDLEQIRTGCKTFVNTLTELQQKFPDAALGAVISFGSNLWKTLSDGRGASELKPFTPLGNGLAPATQRDILIHILSQRHDVNFTLVQAALKAFGKAITVEEETHGFRWTEERDLSGFIDGTENPAGEARPGVGIIPEGEDAGGSYVMVQRYVHNLDVWNDMPVKAQENAMGRTKVDNEELPSDKRQPTSHLGRVDLKEDGKGLKIIRQSLPYGTASGEHGLFFIAYCAHLHNIEQQLLSMFGERDGKTDQLLRFSKPVTGSYFFAPSLDKLLSL, via the coding sequence ATGGCTCAGGTTCAGAGCGGTATTTTGCCGGAACACTGTCGTTTTGGTATTTTTATTGAAGCTAAGGTTGGCGAGGATTTAGAACAGATCCGTACCGGCTGCAAAACGTTTGTTAACACATTGACCGAACTGCAACAAAAATTTCCTGACGCTGCATTAGGTGCTGTCATCTCCTTCGGCTCCAATCTGTGGAAGACCTTGTCTGATGGTCGTGGCGCGAGTGAGCTTAAGCCATTTACTCCGTTGGGTAATGGATTAGCACCCGCGACTCAGCGCGACATACTGATTCATATTCTATCTCAGCGCCACGATGTTAATTTCACTCTGGTTCAGGCAGCATTAAAAGCCTTTGGTAAAGCCATTACCGTGGAAGAAGAAACTCACGGTTTCCGCTGGACAGAAGAGCGCGATTTAAGCGGCTTTATCGATGGTACAGAAAACCCAGCAGGGGAGGCGCGTCCCGGTGTAGGTATTATTCCTGAAGGGGAAGATGCCGGTGGTAGCTATGTCATGGTACAGCGTTATGTCCATAATCTTGATGTCTGGAACGATATGCCGGTGAAGGCACAAGAAAATGCGATGGGTCGGACCAAAGTGGATAACGAAGAGTTACCATCCGACAAGCGCCAACCAACATCTCATTTGGGGCGGGTTGACCTGAAAGAAGATGGCAAAGGGCTGAAAATTATTCGCCAGAGCCTGCCGTACGGGACTGCTAGCGGTGAACATGGTCTGTTCTTTATCGCTTATTGTGCACATTTGCACAATATTGAGCAGCAACTGCTGAGTATGTTTGGTGAACGTGATGGTAAAACCGATCAACTGTTAAGATTCAGCAAACCGGTAACCGGCAGCTATTTCTTCGCACCATCGTTAGATAAGTTACTCTCTTTATAA
- the cysW gene encoding sulfate/thiosulfate ABC transporter permease CysW encodes MTDFTVQQTLSFRQINWGKWALIITGVVISLLLLVIPMVAIFVTAFSAGLEALWNNLSDSDMLHAVWLTVLIALITVPVNLVFGTLLAWLVTRFEFRGRQLLLTLIDIPFAVSPVVAGLLYLLFYGSNGVVGGWLESHNIQLMFSWQGMALVTIFVTCPFVVRELVPVMMSQGSQEDEAAVLLGASGWQMFRRVTLPNIRWALLYGVVLTNARAIGEFGAVSVVSGSIRGETYTLPLQVELLHQDYNTAAAFTAAGLLTLMAIVTLFLKSTLQWRIARQKKQDTQEINHEH; translated from the coding sequence ATGACAGACTTCACTGTCCAACAGACATTGAGCTTTCGCCAGATTAACTGGGGTAAGTGGGCGCTTATTATCACTGGTGTGGTGATTTCGTTATTGCTGTTAGTGATACCGATGGTGGCTATTTTTGTCACTGCATTTTCTGCCGGACTTGAAGCGCTATGGAATAACCTGAGCGATTCAGACATGCTGCACGCGGTTTGGTTGACTGTCCTTATTGCGCTAATTACGGTACCGGTGAATCTGGTTTTCGGTACTTTGCTGGCGTGGTTGGTTACGCGTTTTGAGTTTCGTGGCCGCCAGCTTCTGCTGACATTGATTGATATTCCTTTTGCCGTATCGCCAGTGGTGGCGGGACTACTGTATTTGTTGTTTTATGGTTCAAACGGTGTGGTTGGCGGCTGGTTGGAATCACACAATATTCAACTGATGTTTTCGTGGCAGGGTATGGCTCTGGTCACTATTTTTGTCACCTGTCCGTTTGTGGTGCGTGAACTGGTACCCGTAATGATGAGTCAGGGTAGTCAAGAAGATGAAGCCGCTGTACTGCTTGGCGCTTCCGGCTGGCAAATGTTTCGACGCGTCACGCTACCCAATATTCGCTGGGCGCTGCTGTACGGTGTGGTATTGACCAACGCCCGGGCGATTGGTGAGTTTGGTGCGGTTTCGGTGGTGTCAGGTTCCATTCGGGGCGAGACCTATACCTTACCGCTACAGGTTGAGCTACTTCATCAGGATTATAATACGGCTGCCGCTTTTACTGCTGCTGGTCTGCTAACCCTGATGGCGATTGTTACCTTGTTCTTAAAAAGTACCCTGCAATGGCGTATTGCCCGTCAGAAAAAGCAAGACACTCAGGAGATAAATCATGAGCATTGA
- the napG gene encoding ferredoxin-type protein NapG — MANERDKGPARRRFLRDVARSAGGLAGLTLLLGIPQKQSQAREGVALRPPGALPEEAFNRACIRCGQCVQGCPYDTLKLATLLSPVSTGTPYFVARQIPCEMCDDIPCVKACPSGALDSSLTDIDHSRMGLAVLLDHENCLNWQGLRCDVCHRVCPLINKAITLELHRNERTNKHAMFLPTVHSEYCTGCGKCEEACVLEEAAIKVLPLSLAQGKLGKHYRLGWVEKDKAGHSLIPETLTLPTRKPEGGQ; from the coding sequence ATGGCTAATGAAAGGGATAAAGGACCCGCACGTCGCCGCTTTTTACGCGACGTAGCGCGCAGCGCAGGCGGTTTGGCCGGGCTGACGCTGCTGCTGGGTATTCCACAGAAACAGTCTCAGGCACGTGAGGGGGTCGCTCTGCGTCCACCTGGCGCGTTGCCTGAGGAGGCGTTTAATCGCGCCTGTATCCGCTGTGGGCAATGCGTACAGGGCTGTCCTTACGATACGTTAAAGCTGGCAACTCTGTTGTCACCGGTATCAACGGGCACTCCGTATTTTGTCGCTCGCCAGATTCCCTGTGAAATGTGTGATGATATTCCTTGCGTTAAAGCCTGTCCGAGCGGCGCTCTCGATTCTTCTCTGACAGATATTGATCATTCCCGTATGGGACTAGCGGTATTGCTTGACCATGAAAACTGCCTGAATTGGCAGGGTTTACGCTGCGACGTTTGCCATCGCGTATGTCCGTTGATTAATAAAGCGATTACGTTGGAATTACATCGTAATGAGCGAACCAATAAACACGCGATGTTTTTACCCACAGTGCACAGTGAATACTGTACCGGCTGTGGTAAATGCGAAGAGGCTTGTGTACTGGAGGAAGCCGCAATTAAGGTGCTTCCTCTGTCACTGGCGCAGGGCAAACTGGGTAAACACTATCGGCTGGGATGGGTAGAGAAAGATAAGGCGGGGCATTCATTAATCCCTGAGACTCTGACTCTGCCAACCCGTAAACCGGAAGGGGGGCAATAA
- a CDS encoding GNAT family acetyltransferase, with translation MEIRIYKQDDFEDVVTLWERCDLLRPWNDPETDIERKQNNDPELFLVAEVGGEVVGSIMGGYDGHRGSAYYLGVHPDYRGRGIANALISRLEKKLIARGCPKLQLLLRDDNDAVIGMYEKLGYEILDTVCIGKRLIEDQEY, from the coding sequence ATGGAAATCCGTATCTATAAACAAGATGACTTTGAAGATGTTGTGACGCTGTGGGAACGCTGCGATTTGCTACGCCCGTGGAACGATCCTGAAACTGATATTGAACGTAAACAGAATAACGATCCTGAACTGTTCTTGGTTGCGGAGGTCGGAGGTGAGGTAGTTGGTTCTATTATGGGCGGATATGATGGTCATCGTGGCTCCGCTTATTATCTTGGTGTACACCCTGACTATCGTGGCCGAGGCATTGCCAATGCCCTTATCAGCCGTTTGGAAAAAAAGTTGATAGCGCGTGGGTGCCCGAAATTACAGCTCTTATTGCGTGACGATAACGATGCCGTTATTGGTATGTATGAGAAACTGGGTTATGAAATCCTGGATACGGTGTGCATTGGTAAACGTCTGATTGAGGATCAGGAGTATTGA
- the napC gene encoding cytochrome c-type protein NapC — protein sequence MSKDKKPGVIRRAWTWFRTPSRLAIGTLLVMGFVAGIIFWGGFNTGMEVMNSEKFCISCHEMRDNVYQEYMDTVHYTNRTGVRAICSDCHVPKEFIPKMIRKIQASKELYSKAMGVIDTKQKFDEHRLAMAKNEWARMKGNNSQECRNCHSFDYMDFTEQKTVAGKMHSMAIKEGKTCIDCHKGIAHKLPDMTGIPNGF from the coding sequence ATGAGTAAAGATAAAAAACCAGGTGTAATTCGCCGGGCATGGACTTGGTTCCGAACCCCCAGTCGTCTGGCGATCGGTACCTTGTTGGTAATGGGCTTTGTGGCGGGAATCATCTTTTGGGGCGGTTTCAATACCGGCATGGAAGTCATGAACAGCGAAAAGTTCTGTATCAGCTGCCATGAGATGCGCGATAACGTCTATCAGGAGTATATGGATACGGTGCACTACACTAACCGAACTGGCGTGCGCGCCATTTGTTCGGATTGCCATGTGCCGAAAGAGTTTATTCCTAAGATGATCCGTAAGATTCAGGCATCAAAAGAGCTGTATAGTAAAGCGATGGGCGTTATCGATACTAAACAGAAGTTTGATGAGCATCGCTTGGCAATGGCGAAGAATGAGTGGGCACGGATGAAAGGTAACAACTCTCAAGAGTGCCGTAACTGCCATAGCTTTGATTACATGGACTTTACCGAGCAGAAAACTGTAGCCGGGAAGATGCACTCTATGGCGATTAAAGAGGGTAAAACCTGTATTGATTGTCATAAGGGGATTGCGCATAAGCTTCCGGATATGACGGGGATCCCGAACGGGTTCTAA
- the cysA gene encoding sulfate/thiosulfate ABC transporter ATP-binding protein CysA, whose product MSIEIKGINKYFDQTRVLQDISLDIHSGEMLALLGPSGSGKTTLLRIIAGLEYQSSGLLSFNGKDVSRLHARDRQVGFVFQHYALFRHMTVFDNVAFGLTVLPRRERPTAAVIKQKVEGLLEMVQLSHLANRFPSQLSGGQRQRVALARALAVDPQILLLDEPFGALDAQVRKELRTWLRQLHEELKFTSVFVTHDQEEAMEIADRVVVMSQGHVEQVGTPEAVMREPESRFVLEFLGEVNQIKAEIKGHRLLVGSHHWPLDVSPIHQGAVELYLRPWEVELSAQPTSRCVLPVQVMDSIPKGHYWQLTLQPSGWQQAPLSVTFSHEHGAPPQKGERYYIGGERARLYAGDKLLLQSYPYAKSA is encoded by the coding sequence ATGAGCATTGAGATTAAAGGTATTAATAAATACTTTGACCAAACCAGAGTCTTGCAGGACATCTCTCTGGATATCCATTCCGGTGAAATGCTGGCGCTGCTGGGGCCATCTGGCTCAGGAAAAACGACGCTGTTGAGAATTATTGCCGGGCTGGAGTATCAAAGCTCCGGTCTGTTAAGTTTTAATGGTAAAGATGTGAGCCGCCTTCATGCTCGGGATCGTCAGGTCGGTTTTGTATTCCAGCACTATGCGTTATTCCGCCATATGACGGTGTTTGATAATGTCGCCTTTGGCTTGACGGTGCTGCCTCGCCGTGAACGCCCAACGGCAGCGGTAATTAAACAAAAGGTTGAAGGGCTGCTGGAAATGGTACAACTGAGCCATCTGGCAAATCGCTTCCCTTCCCAATTATCCGGGGGGCAGCGTCAACGGGTGGCATTGGCGCGTGCGCTGGCGGTAGATCCACAAATCTTATTACTGGATGAACCCTTTGGTGCGTTAGATGCTCAGGTTCGTAAAGAGCTGCGTACTTGGCTGCGTCAGTTGCATGAAGAGCTAAAATTTACCAGTGTATTTGTGACTCATGACCAAGAAGAAGCGATGGAAATTGCCGATCGCGTGGTGGTAATGAGCCAAGGGCATGTTGAGCAGGTTGGTACACCTGAAGCGGTGATGCGCGAACCGGAAAGTCGCTTTGTGCTGGAGTTTCTTGGGGAAGTTAACCAGATTAAGGCGGAAATTAAAGGTCATCGTTTGCTGGTGGGATCGCATCACTGGCCGTTGGACGTATCGCCAATACATCAGGGGGCGGTGGAGCTTTATTTACGCCCGTGGGAAGTAGAGCTAAGTGCACAACCGACATCTCGTTGTGTATTGCCGGTACAGGTGATGGACAGCATACCAAAAGGCCATTACTGGCAGCTCACATTGCAACCGTCAGGCTGGCAACAAGCGCCACTTAGCGTTACCTTTAGTCATGAACATGGCGCACCACCACAAAAAGGCGAGCGCTACTATATCGGAGGAGAGCGGGCGCGTCTGTATGCCGGGGATAAGTTGTTGTTGCAAAGCTATCCCTACGCAAAAAGCGCCTGA